In a single window of the Thiohalospira halophila DSM 15071 genome:
- the ppsA gene encoding phosphoenolpyruvate synthase, with the protein MGDVERVGGKNASLGEMISQLGAAGVQVPEGFATTATAYRDFLDTNGLTERIREALDGLDTNDTHALVETGERIRGWIMEAPFHPELESALKTAYAELMGRHDHDIELAVRSSATAEDLPDASFAGQQETYLNVRGEADFLAAIKAVFASLYNDRAISYRVHKGFEHGQVALSAGVQRMVRSDIGASGVMFTLDTESGFRDVVFITGAWGLGETVVQGSVNPDEFYVHKPTLAAGHYPIVRRSLGEKAIRMVYRDEGNDDEGHATRTEETPEADRQRFCIDDEDVASLARQAMTIEEHYGRPMDIEWGKDGRDGRLFILQARPETVKSQDSGQSIKRYHMKETGEALITGRAIGGGIGAGRVRVIDTPKEMHRVEPGDILVTDMTDPDWEPVMKRASAIVTNRGGRTCHAAIIARELGIPAVVGATGATDTLPDSSPVTVSCAEGDTGYVYAGELAFEVSEVSLEKMPDLPFKVMMNVGNPDRAFDFQFLPNHGVGLARLEFIINRMIGIHPKALLNLADQSPAVQAEIAERTAGYEDGPGFYVDKLAEGIATLAAAFWPKPVIVRMSDFKSNEYANLLGGEAYEPDEENPMLGFRGASRYVSETFRDCFELEVRALKKVRETMGLTNVEVMIPFVRTVAEGQAVERLLADNGLKRGENGLKVIMMCEIPANALLADDFLEHFDGFSIGSNDLTQLTLGLDRDSGLVAESFDERNPAVKQLLHTAIQAARAKGKYIGICGQGPSDYPDLAKWLMDEGIESVSLNPDSVVETWLYLAGEGKG; encoded by the coding sequence ATGGGCGACGTGGAGCGGGTGGGGGGCAAGAACGCCTCCCTGGGCGAGATGATCAGCCAGCTCGGCGCCGCCGGCGTCCAGGTCCCCGAGGGCTTCGCCACCACGGCCACTGCCTACCGCGACTTCCTGGATACCAACGGCCTCACCGAGCGCATCCGCGAGGCGCTGGACGGGCTGGACACCAACGACACCCACGCCCTGGTGGAGACCGGTGAGCGCATCCGCGGCTGGATCATGGAGGCCCCCTTCCACCCGGAACTGGAGTCGGCGCTGAAGACCGCCTACGCCGAGCTCATGGGGCGCCACGACCACGACATCGAGCTGGCCGTGCGCTCCTCGGCCACCGCCGAGGACCTCCCCGACGCCTCCTTCGCCGGCCAGCAGGAGACCTACCTCAACGTCCGCGGCGAGGCCGACTTCCTCGCCGCCATCAAGGCGGTCTTCGCCTCCCTCTACAACGACCGCGCCATCTCCTACCGCGTCCACAAGGGCTTCGAGCACGGCCAGGTGGCCCTCTCCGCCGGCGTCCAGCGCATGGTGCGCAGCGACATCGGCGCCAGCGGCGTCATGTTCACCCTGGACACCGAATCGGGCTTCCGCGACGTGGTCTTCATCACCGGCGCCTGGGGCCTGGGGGAGACGGTGGTCCAGGGCTCGGTGAATCCCGACGAGTTCTACGTCCACAAGCCCACCCTGGCCGCCGGCCACTACCCCATCGTGCGGCGCTCCCTGGGGGAGAAGGCCATCCGCATGGTCTATCGCGACGAGGGCAATGACGACGAGGGCCACGCCACCCGCACCGAGGAGACGCCGGAGGCCGACCGCCAGCGCTTCTGCATCGATGACGAGGATGTGGCCAGCCTCGCCCGCCAGGCGATGACCATCGAGGAGCACTACGGCCGGCCCATGGACATCGAGTGGGGCAAGGACGGCCGCGACGGCCGGCTCTTCATCCTCCAGGCCCGCCCGGAGACGGTGAAGAGCCAGGACAGCGGCCAGTCCATCAAGCGCTACCACATGAAGGAGACCGGCGAGGCGCTCATCACCGGCCGCGCCATCGGCGGCGGCATCGGCGCCGGCCGGGTGCGGGTCATCGACACCCCCAAGGAGATGCACCGGGTCGAGCCCGGCGACATCCTGGTCACCGACATGACCGACCCCGACTGGGAGCCGGTGATGAAGCGGGCCTCGGCCATCGTCACCAACCGCGGCGGCCGCACCTGCCACGCCGCCATCATCGCCCGGGAGCTGGGGATCCCGGCGGTGGTGGGGGCCACCGGCGCCACCGACACCCTGCCGGACAGCAGCCCGGTCACCGTCTCCTGCGCCGAGGGGGATACCGGCTACGTCTACGCCGGGGAACTGGCCTTCGAGGTCTCCGAGGTGAGCCTGGAGAAGATGCCGGATCTGCCCTTCAAGGTAATGATGAACGTCGGCAACCCCGACCGCGCCTTCGACTTCCAGTTCCTCCCCAACCACGGCGTGGGCCTGGCGCGGCTGGAGTTCATCATCAACCGGATGATCGGGATCCACCCCAAGGCGCTGCTGAACCTCGCCGACCAGAGCCCGGCGGTGCAGGCGGAGATCGCCGAGCGCACCGCCGGCTACGAGGACGGCCCGGGCTTCTACGTGGACAAGCTGGCCGAGGGCATTGCCACCCTCGCCGCCGCCTTCTGGCCCAAGCCGGTCATCGTCCGGATGTCCGACTTCAAGTCCAACGAGTACGCCAACCTGCTGGGCGGCGAGGCCTACGAGCCGGACGAGGAGAATCCCATGCTCGGCTTCCGCGGGGCCTCGCGCTACGTCAGCGAGACCTTCCGCGACTGCTTCGAGCTGGAGGTGCGGGCGCTGAAGAAGGTCCGCGAGACCATGGGACTGACCAACGTCGAGGTGATGATCCCCTTCGTGCGGACGGTGGCCGAGGGCCAGGCGGTGGAGCGGCTACTGGCCGACAACGGCCTCAAGCGCGGGGAGAACGGGCTCAAGGTCATCATGATGTGCGAGATCCCGGCCAACGCCCTGCTCGCCGACGACTTCCTGGAGCACTTCGACGGCTTCTCCATCGGCTCCAACGACCTCACCCAGCTCACCCTGGGGCTGGACCGCGACTCCGGCCTGGTGGCGGAGTCCTTCGACGAGCGCAACCCGGCGGTGAAGCAGCTCCTGCACACCGCCATCCAGGCGGCCCGCGCGAAGGGCAAGTACATCGGGATCTGCGGCCAGGGCCCCTCGGACTACCCGGACCTGGCCAAGTGGCTCATGGACGAGGGGATCGAGAGCGTCTCCCTGAACCCCGACTCGGTGGTGGAGACCTGGCTCTACCTCGCCGGCGAGGGCAAGGGCTGA
- the orn gene encoding oligoribonuclease has translation MAADPENLIWIDLEMTGLDTDNDCIIEIATIVTDGRLNVLAEGPELAIHQSDAILAGMDEWNTNQHGESGLTERVRTSDIDEATAEARTLDFLRQYVPPRTSPMCGNSICQDRRFLARCMPELEAFFHYRNLDVSTLKELARRWAPDVYHRFDKGGSHRAMDDIRDSIRELAYYKENLLALV, from the coding sequence ATGGCGGCCGACCCCGAGAATCTGATCTGGATCGACCTGGAGATGACCGGGCTCGATACCGATAACGACTGCATCATCGAGATCGCCACCATCGTCACCGATGGAAGGCTCAACGTCCTTGCCGAGGGGCCGGAGCTGGCCATCCACCAGAGCGACGCCATCCTCGCCGGCATGGACGAGTGGAACACCAACCAGCACGGCGAGTCCGGCCTCACCGAGCGCGTTCGCACCAGTGACATCGACGAGGCCACTGCCGAGGCGCGGACCCTGGACTTCCTGCGCCAGTACGTGCCGCCGCGGACCTCGCCCATGTGCGGCAACAGCATCTGCCAGGATCGCCGCTTCCTGGCCCGCTGCATGCCGGAGCTGGAGGCCTTCTTCCACTACCGCAACCTGGACGTCAGCACCCTCAAGGAGCTGGCGCGGCGGTGGGCGCCGGATGTCTATCACCGCTTCGACAAGGGCGGCTCCCATCGCGCCATGGACGACATCCGCGACTCCATCCGCGAACTGGCCTACTACAAGGAAAACCTGCTGGCGCTGGTCTGA
- a CDS encoding sulfurtransferase — MMNRDHPWIISPEELSRRLEEGSDLRVIDLGDADTFARGHIPGSVQIPFQALVHGDGVVKGLLADAAELSRHLEAAGVTPETTIIACDDEGGGRASRLLWTLATAGHTRAALLDGGRDAWIAAGLPTSTELATPEAGHYPVHYTAREETVATRDEILRHLRDPHYALWDARSPAEFSGEDVRAARGGHIPGAINLEWTWLMDNAHDRRLKDEATIREKLDFLGFTPNRCVVTYCQTHHRSALPWLVLKWLGYPEVKGYPGAWSDWGNAETTPVATGSA, encoded by the coding sequence ATGATGAATCGCGACCACCCCTGGATCATCTCTCCCGAGGAGCTGTCCCGCCGGCTGGAGGAAGGATCGGACCTCCGGGTCATCGACCTGGGCGATGCCGATACCTTCGCCCGGGGGCACATCCCCGGGTCGGTGCAGATCCCCTTCCAGGCCCTGGTCCACGGCGATGGCGTGGTCAAGGGGCTGCTGGCCGATGCGGCCGAGCTCTCCCGCCACCTGGAGGCGGCCGGGGTCACCCCGGAGACCACCATCATCGCCTGTGACGACGAGGGCGGTGGTCGCGCCTCCCGGCTGCTGTGGACCCTGGCCACCGCCGGCCACACCCGCGCCGCGCTGCTGGATGGCGGTCGCGATGCCTGGATCGCCGCCGGTCTGCCCACCAGCACCGAGCTGGCGACCCCCGAGGCGGGCCACTACCCCGTGCACTACACGGCGCGGGAGGAGACCGTGGCCACCCGGGACGAGATCCTGCGCCACCTGCGGGACCCCCACTACGCCCTCTGGGACGCGCGCTCGCCGGCGGAATTCAGTGGCGAGGACGTACGGGCCGCACGGGGCGGACACATCCCCGGGGCGATCAACCTGGAGTGGACCTGGCTCATGGACAATGCCCACGACCGGCGCCTGAAGGACGAGGCGACCATCCGGGAGAAGCTGGACTTCCTCGGCTTCACGCCGAACCGGTGCGTGGTCACCTACTGCCAGACCCACCACCGCTCGGCCCTGCCGTGGCTCGTCCTGAAATGGCTGGGATACCCGGAGGTGAAGGGCTATCCGGGCGCCTGGTCGGACTGGGGGAATGCGGAGACGACGCCGGTGGCCACCGGCTCCGCCTGA
- a CDS encoding cyclic nucleotide-binding domain-containing protein: protein MVAKTQSSLANARSSRLSDEVTRFLTRHGRTRRFPAGAEVVGENEPATTVFVLLDGEAEVLKAVEGSQPSVVANLGVGAIFGEMGLFHDLTRTGTVRAATELTAVEFANDDFLDAVTQLPELTFRLMRSLSTKVSSTNEILADSHRDRARWVVGYHLLAGGEGQSFKLDLRALAEQSGIPRASLRSVVDELADKGAISRLVHRGNGVVEVAVDRERLNRRLGAVVPSATDDIADQRRVVKR from the coding sequence ATGGTCGCCAAAACCCAGAGCTCGCTGGCCAACGCCCGCTCCAGCCGCCTCAGCGACGAGGTCACCCGCTTCCTGACCCGGCACGGGCGCACCCGCCGCTTCCCCGCCGGGGCCGAGGTGGTGGGCGAGAACGAGCCGGCCACCACCGTCTTCGTCCTCCTGGACGGCGAGGCCGAGGTCCTCAAGGCCGTGGAGGGCAGCCAGCCCTCGGTGGTGGCGAACCTGGGGGTCGGCGCCATCTTCGGCGAGATGGGGCTCTTCCACGACCTGACCCGCACCGGCACCGTGCGCGCCGCCACGGAACTTACCGCCGTGGAGTTCGCCAATGACGACTTCCTGGACGCGGTGACCCAGCTACCGGAACTCACCTTCCGCCTCATGCGGTCGCTCTCCACCAAGGTGAGCAGCACCAACGAGATCCTGGCCGACAGCCACCGCGACCGCGCGCGCTGGGTGGTGGGCTACCACCTCCTGGCCGGCGGCGAGGGCCAGTCGTTCAAGCTGGATCTGCGGGCCCTGGCGGAGCAGAGCGGGATCCCGCGGGCGAGCCTGCGTTCGGTGGTGGACGAGCTGGCCGACAAGGGGGCCATCTCCCGCCTGGTCCATCGCGGTAACGGGGTCGTGGAGGTGGCGGTGGACCGGGAGCGACTCAATCGTCGCCTGGGCGCGGTCGTGCCGTCGGCGACCGACGACATCGCCGATCAACGGCGGGTGGTCAAGCGCTAG
- the motB gene encoding flagellar motor protein MotB, which translates to MAENDNNVRPIVVKRPKKVEGGHHGGSWKVAYADFVTAMMALFLLLWILETTDFESKKAIADHFQNPSAVQGPGGASTSLIDMGGAMDAPRGEGGEVQERNPQEEPSPTEESEQKQSLADLMARMQEKIQQDESLREFEDQIVMEIDEDGLRVQVIDQSDRPMFTAGGDRLRYYARDILEALGRTLSRVPFKLVVSGHTDATPYSGSKEDYTNWELSSDRANAARRALLDGGLPETHIERVTGLAASELYNHRYPLDPSNRRVSVLVTPREVQSRRLEEPEGESFLDDIGSGMLDGGSADGQSGVVKRDNTPAQGDEGASQGGSGESGSRTGAESEAATRGDEEFDPEELDRRLRRALQ; encoded by the coding sequence ATGGCGGAGAACGACAATAACGTTCGGCCCATCGTCGTCAAGCGGCCGAAAAAGGTCGAGGGGGGCCACCACGGCGGCTCCTGGAAGGTCGCCTACGCCGACTTCGTCACCGCCATGATGGCGCTCTTCCTCCTGCTCTGGATCCTCGAGACCACCGACTTCGAGAGCAAGAAGGCCATCGCCGATCACTTCCAGAACCCTTCGGCCGTCCAGGGGCCGGGCGGGGCGAGCACCTCCCTTATCGACATGGGCGGTGCCATGGATGCCCCGCGCGGGGAGGGCGGCGAGGTGCAGGAACGCAATCCCCAGGAAGAGCCCTCGCCCACCGAGGAGTCGGAGCAGAAGCAGAGCCTGGCCGACCTCATGGCCCGAATGCAGGAGAAGATCCAGCAGGACGAGTCCCTGCGGGAGTTCGAGGACCAGATCGTCATGGAGATCGATGAGGACGGCCTCCGGGTCCAGGTCATCGACCAGTCGGACCGGCCCATGTTCACCGCCGGCGGCGATCGCCTGCGCTACTACGCCCGCGACATCCTGGAGGCGCTGGGACGGACCCTCTCCCGGGTCCCCTTCAAGCTGGTGGTCTCCGGCCATACCGATGCCACCCCCTACAGCGGCAGCAAGGAGGACTACACCAACTGGGAACTCTCCAGCGATCGCGCCAATGCCGCCCGCCGGGCGCTGCTCGACGGCGGTCTCCCGGAGACCCACATCGAGCGGGTGACCGGGCTGGCGGCCAGCGAGCTGTACAACCACCGTTATCCCCTGGATCCCTCCAATCGCCGGGTGAGCGTGCTGGTGACCCCGCGCGAGGTACAGTCCCGGCGGCTGGAAGAGCCGGAGGGCGAGAGCTTCCTCGATGACATCGGCTCCGGCATGCTCGATGGCGGTTCGGCCGATGGCCAGAGCGGAGTGGTCAAGCGCGATAACACTCCGGCGCAGGGCGATGAGGGCGCATCGCAGGGCGGCTCCGGCGAGAGCGGTTCGCGGACGGGGGCAGAGTCCGAGGCCGCGACCCGGGGCGATGAAGAGTTCGATCCCGAAGAGCTCGACCGCCGCCTGCGACGCGCCCTCCAGTAG
- a CDS encoding NifU family protein, protein MSEEQESGTRAVRFYTEEELDAIEEEDPDRAFELARAQALAERSRATGGWGHDAEAYPLPEEGPVREAVDQARLILNRDGGDLELVAVEERVVRVRLKGACVGCPSAPLDLRNVVERMVVEAVPGVARVENVF, encoded by the coding sequence ATGAGCGAGGAGCAGGAATCCGGGACCCGCGCGGTGCGCTTCTATACCGAGGAGGAGCTGGACGCCATCGAGGAGGAGGATCCCGATCGCGCCTTCGAGCTGGCCCGGGCTCAGGCGCTGGCGGAGCGCAGCCGCGCCACCGGCGGCTGGGGCCACGACGCCGAGGCCTATCCCCTGCCGGAGGAGGGGCCGGTGCGCGAGGCCGTCGACCAGGCACGGCTCATCCTGAACCGCGACGGCGGCGATCTGGAGCTGGTGGCAGTGGAGGAGCGGGTGGTCCGGGTGCGCCTCAAGGGGGCGTGCGTGGGCTGCCCCAGCGCGCCGCTGGACCTGCGCAACGTGGTGGAGCGGATGGTGGTGGAGGCGGTCCCCGGGGTGGCCCGGGTGGAGAACGTCTTCTGA
- a CDS encoding uracil-DNA glycosylase, producing the protein MDRDKDINRADCWKCRHHYITWEESFPYGCRALGFKSRRLPVFDVRESSGHDCLYFSPREGKG; encoded by the coding sequence ATGGACCGCGATAAGGACATTAACCGGGCGGATTGCTGGAAGTGCCGCCACCACTACATCACCTGGGAGGAGAGCTTCCCCTACGGCTGCCGCGCCCTGGGCTTCAAGTCCCGGCGCCTGCCGGTCTTCGATGTGCGCGAGTCCTCCGGTCACGACTGCCTCTACTTCTCCCCCAGGGAGGGGAAAGGCTGA
- a CDS encoding RNA polymerase sigma factor FliA, with amino-acid sequence MYSQIENARQQDDLVERYAPLVKRLAHHLMGRLPPSVQLDDLLQAGMMGLLDAARQYDATQGATFETYATIRIRGSMLDELRRYDWAPKSIHRKARDLAEAIQTVEQREGRDARDEEIVAELGVSQEEYHQLLRETSSARVFSLEDLSADGDITEAMPAQTPTPQEGVEDEAFREGLAEAIRNLPERERLIMAMYYDHELNLREIGEVQGVTESRVSQILSQAHKRLRARLTDWGAKA; translated from the coding sequence ATGTATTCCCAGATCGAGAATGCCCGGCAGCAGGATGACCTCGTCGAGCGCTATGCCCCCCTGGTAAAGCGCCTGGCGCATCACCTCATGGGGCGGCTGCCGCCCAGTGTCCAGCTCGATGACCTGCTCCAGGCCGGCATGATGGGGCTGCTGGACGCCGCGCGGCAGTACGACGCCACCCAGGGTGCCACCTTCGAGACCTACGCCACCATCCGGATCCGCGGCTCCATGCTCGACGAGCTGCGCCGGTACGACTGGGCGCCCAAGTCGATCCACCGTAAGGCGCGCGATCTCGCTGAGGCCATCCAGACCGTGGAACAGCGCGAGGGGCGGGATGCCCGCGACGAGGAGATCGTCGCCGAGCTCGGGGTCAGTCAGGAGGAGTACCACCAGCTCCTGCGGGAGACCTCCTCGGCCCGGGTCTTCAGCCTGGAGGACCTCTCCGCCGACGGCGATATAACCGAGGCCATGCCGGCCCAGACGCCGACGCCCCAGGAAGGGGTGGAGGATGAGGCGTTCCGCGAGGGGCTGGCCGAGGCCATCCGCAATCTCCCCGAGCGCGAACGGCTGATCATGGCCATGTATTACGACCACGAGCTCAACCTGCGCGAGATCGGGGAGGTGCAGGGGGTGACCGAGTCGCGGGTCAGCCAGATCCTCAGCCAGGCGCACAAGCGGCTGCGCGCCCGCCTCACCGACTGGGGGGCAAAGGCCTGA
- a CDS encoding Crp/Fnr family transcriptional regulator translates to MNPKDYSSPGREAERPSRKLADFLTRHGKVRIYDAGKVVFHEGDTSHWVYIILAGEAEVLRADEGGQENVIATVGPGSMFGEMGLFHDLRRTGTIRARESLKVVVFSNDDFMDAVTKLPELTIRVIRSLSNKVVAANELAADLRSQRDRWAVAYAIVRQWPEQGERVGPEVVLDPTRISTDTGVSRPGVKAVIRELARRGAIITPNPDSSGVIRSRVDYARLEQWLADSRPDAGNPDESDAAGTHAN, encoded by the coding sequence ATGAATCCGAAAGACTATTCCTCCCCGGGCCGGGAGGCCGAGCGCCCCAGCCGCAAGCTGGCGGACTTCCTCACCCGACATGGCAAGGTCCGGATCTACGATGCCGGCAAGGTCGTCTTCCACGAGGGCGATACCTCCCACTGGGTCTACATCATCCTCGCCGGGGAGGCCGAGGTCCTGCGCGCCGACGAGGGTGGGCAGGAGAACGTGATCGCCACCGTCGGACCGGGATCGATGTTCGGCGAGATGGGGTTGTTCCACGACCTGCGGCGGACCGGCACCATCCGGGCGCGGGAATCCCTGAAGGTGGTCGTCTTCTCCAACGACGACTTCATGGACGCGGTGACCAAGCTGCCGGAGCTGACCATCCGGGTGATCCGGTCGCTCTCCAACAAGGTGGTGGCCGCCAACGAGCTGGCCGCCGACCTGCGCTCCCAGCGCGACCGGTGGGCGGTGGCCTACGCCATCGTCCGCCAGTGGCCGGAGCAGGGGGAGCGGGTCGGCCCCGAGGTCGTCCTGGATCCGACTCGGATCAGCACCGATACCGGCGTCTCCCGGCCCGGGGTCAAGGCGGTGATCCGGGAGCTGGCCAGGCGGGGGGCGATCATCACGCCGAACCCCGACAGCAGCGGCGTGATCCGGTCGCGGGTGGACTACGCCCGGCTGGAGCAGTGGCTGGCCGACTCCCGCCCCGACGCCGGCAACCCGGACGAGTCGGACGCGGCCGGTACCCACGCCAACTGA